In the genome of Planococcus donghaensis, the window AAGAACACCGCCACGAAAATCATAAACAAGTCGTCCACCGGTAAAACCGATTAGTAATGGTAGTAGATAAATAATCATCGGCCCAACAAGTGCAGCGAGCGGTTCGTAAGGCAACCAACCAGCAGGAATAAATAGTGCAGTGATAAGACCCCAGGCAATAAATGCGCCAATGTTTGGCATGATCATGCCACTTAAATGACTTCCAAATCGTTGAATTCGTGCACGATTTCTACCTTCAGCCATATAAATCCCTCTTTTCCAAAATTTATTATATGGAACAATAAGACAAGTACAGAGGTTTCTTATTCAAACGATAACTTTAAAGCTAATGTTCACTACAGTTAATAAACACGCAAAAATTCCATTTATTTGAACTTTAATACGAATAGATTGCTTTTTCACCTCTTTTCGGACTATGCTAATGAGCTTTGCAGAAACCCCTTCATTAAAATAATATCACATTATTAGTGGGATATCTTCTTTTTATCTGAATAATCAGTCTTTTTGTATTAAATTATTTTCTCAGGAAAATAAAGTAGGGTGTGATCAACTAATGTTAGTAAATTATTCGTCATAAGTTCGACTTTACATTTTCAACATTCGAATTACAAAAAATAGGATACTTCCAAATATCACCGTTAAAAATATGGGACCAAAAGCTGCTCCTAACCCTACTGCTGCCCCACTAGCTATACGAACACTTTGAAATATTATAAAACTAAACAACAAGATGATTTCGTTTTTTAATACGTTCACCATCAATCTTCCATTTTTATATTGAGCCTCTTTGTTTTTTTCCGTAAGGTTCAAATAGTTATACAAATGTGGATATTTTTCAAGTATGGTTAATCCTAACCATACGATTGTTCCTATTAACGGTAAAAGAAGTAGCTCTACTTTATTGCCTAAGCGATCGACTCTCCCTGTTTCATCGAAATGAACTGGTACTTTTTCCGGTAATGTTTCTAACTGGAAAACTAAAAATATAATTGCGAAAATAAAAGACAACAAAGAAATTGCGTTCAAAAATGTTTCATAAAGTGATTGTGTAACAGGTTTTTTTTGCTGTTTAACCACCTACTCCACCTCCTTCTAAATTGTCTCCTCACATAATTGAAGTTCGCCCTCTTCATTACCATCCTCATCCATGTTAGTAAAATTATTTACATTTTTTTGAACTTCAACCCTCTTATTCCATCAAACTTGTACTATACTAAGTAAAAAGTAATGATTTTCGAATAGATCAGGAGGGTATTAAAATGTTCAAAAAAATTTTGAGTAAATTTGTCGTTTCCTCAACTGTTCAATCCCCCAACAAATCAGTAAAAAAAATTGATACGGACAAAATATTCTTATTTGAACCTAACCAACGAGAGTTAGATTATATTATACAACTTCCAACACTTACTGGAAAAGCACCTGGCTATGTGTATTTTGTACAAGAATATATGACCGGCTCTTTTAAAATTGGCAAAACTAAGCATATTGACAGACGAATGAATGTTTTTAACGTAAAGCTTCCTTTTGAGAACAAACTAATTTTCCTGATTAAATCTGCTGATCATCATCAAACAGAACTTGCTTTTCATGAATATTATTCAACTAAACGCCTTGAAGGCGAATGGTTTAACTTGACGCGCGAAGATCTTGCATGGATAAAAAATGGCCACTACACGGATAAAATCCACAAAACGATAAACTCTCCCTTAGAAGTAACAAAGCAACTTACAGCTAACAAAGCAAAGACGGAAGAAAAACCGTTAACTCTAAAACAAATAGAGTTTGCCAAAACCTTGATAGTAAAACTTGAACAAGAATA includes:
- a CDS encoding DUF1648 domain-containing protein — translated: MVKQQKKPVTQSLYETFLNAISLLSFIFAIIFLVFQLETLPEKVPVHFDETGRVDRLGNKVELLLLPLIGTIVWLGLTILEKYPHLYNYLNLTEKNKEAQYKNGRLMVNVLKNEIILLFSFIIFQSVRIASGAAVGLGAAFGPIFLTVIFGSILFFVIRMLKM
- a CDS encoding GIY-YIG nuclease family protein yields the protein MFKKILSKFVVSSTVQSPNKSVKKIDTDKIFLFEPNQRELDYIIQLPTLTGKAPGYVYFVQEYMTGSFKIGKTKHIDRRMNVFNVKLPFENKLIFLIKSADHHQTELAFHEYYSTKRLEGEWFNLTREDLAWIKNGHYTDKIHKTINSPLEVTKQLTANKAKTEEKPLTLKQIEFAKTLIVKLEQEYELNASYSKWTQKDLNRLSGYFRFKNYSALKNLVESGHLIKK